From one Bradysia coprophila strain Holo2 unplaced genomic scaffold, BU_Bcop_v1 contig_248, whole genome shotgun sequence genomic stretch:
- the LOC119078246 gene encoding H/ACA ribonucleoprotein complex subunit 4 yields MADTEMIVEKKKKKKSKSLDSSVVEIKSEPMDLGEIQKSGDFKIKPSDKVAKLDTSQWPLLLKNFDKLNIRTNHYTPLPNGASPLNRDITEYIKSGYINLDKPANPSSHEIVAWLKRILKVEKTGHSGTLDPKTTGCLIVCIDRATRLVKSQQSAGKEYVAVFKLHGPVESRAKVEQGLEKLRGALFQRPPLISAVKRQLRVRSVYDSKLCDYDMERNMGVFWVSCEAGSYIRTMCVHLGLVLGVGGQMLELRRVRSGIQHEKDGLVTMHDVMDAMYLYDNHKDESLLRRVIRPLEGLLINHKRIIMKDSSVNAVCYGAKIMLPGVLRYEDGIEMDEEIVLVTTKGEAIALAIAQMTTATMASCDHGVCAKIKRVIMERDTYPRKWGLGPKASQKKSLITAGKLDKFGRPNENTPKEWLTSFVDYRTNGTKTEPTTPASDETTSKRKLSVGDDSLNDSAIAPEEKSEKKKKKKKKANPEEEEQPQADVTLTEPLAVTCEGENGEKKEKKKKKKKDKDKDKSQEEE; encoded by the exons ATGGCAGATACAG AAATGATtgtcgagaaaaaaaagaagaaaaaatcgaaatcgcTCGATAGCTCAGTTGTGGAAATTAAGTCGGAACCAATGGATCTGGGCGAAATCCAAAAATCCGGCGATTTCAAAATCAAACCTTCCGATAAGGTTGCTAAACTAGACACGTCCCAATGGCCactgttgttgaaaaatttcgataaattgaaCATCCGCACCAATCATTACACGCCGCTGCCGAACGGTGCATCACCGTTGAATCGCGACATAACAGAATACATCAAATCCGGTTACATCAATCTGGACAAACCGGCAAATCCAA GTTCGCATGAAATAGTGGCTTGGCTGAAACGTATTTTAAAAGTGGAAAAGACTGGCCATTCCGGCACATTGGATCCGAAAACAACAG GTTGTCTTATCGTTTGCATTGATCGTGCAACGCGTCTCGTCAAATCGCAACAGAGCGCCGGCAAAGAGTACGTGGCCGTATTCAAATTACACGGTCCCGTCGAATCTCGGGCGAAAGTCGAACAAGGATTGGAGAAATTACGCGGTGCCCTATTCCAGAGACCTCCGTTGATATCAGCCGTCAAGCGACAGCTTCGCGTCCGCAGTGTGTACGACAGTAAACTGTGCGATTACGATATGGAACGAAATATGGGTGTTTTTTGGGTGAGCTGTGAGGCTGGATCATACATTCGAACGATGTGCGTGCATTTGGGGCTTGTGCTGGGTGTCGGTGGCCAGATGTTGGAATTGCGTCGTGTACGATCTGGTATCCAACACGAAAAGGACGGTTTGGTGACGATGCACGATGTTATGGATGCCATGTACTTGTATGATAATCACAAAGACGAAAGTCTGTTGCGACGAGTCATTCGGCCGTTGGAGGGGCTGCTCATTAACCATAAACGAATCATTATGAAAGACAGTTCGGTGAATGCTGTGTGCTACGGTGCCAAGATTATGTTGCCCGGTGTGTTGCGCTATGAAGACGGTATCGAAATGGACGAGGAAATCGTTCTGGTCACCACCAAAGGAGAAGCGATTGCTCTAG CCATTGCTCAAATGACCACTGCCACTATGGCGAGTTGCGATCATGGAGTCTGTGCTAAAATTAAACGAGTCATTATGGAACGTGATACATATCCGCGAAAATGGGGTCTCGGACCGAAGGCATCGCAAAAGAAATCGCTGATAACGGCCGGCaaattggataaattcggcagACCGAATGAAAATACGCCCAAAGAATGGTTGACCAGTTTCGTCGATTACCGTACAAATGGCACAAAAACTGAACCGACAACACCCGCATCGGATGAGACCACAAGCAAG CGAAAACTCAGTGTCGGTGACGATTCACTGAACGATTCGGCGATAGCACCGgaagaaaaatcagagaagaagaaaaagaagaaaaagaaagccAATCCGGAAGAAGAGGAGCAACCACAAGCGGATGTCACGTTGACCGAACCGTTGGCAGTTACGTGCGAGGGTGAAAATGGCGAAAAGaaggagaaaaagaaaaagaagaaaaaggaCAAGGACAAAGACAAGTCTCAGGAAGAAGAATAG